A genomic stretch from Onychostoma macrolepis isolate SWU-2019 chromosome 02, ASM1243209v1, whole genome shotgun sequence includes:
- the myripa gene encoding rab effector MyRIP isoform X1, with product MGRKLDLSGLTDVEAEHVMQVVQRDMELRKTEETRLNEMKKALVEEGGRSVLLSRQHRFNERCCIRCCSPFTFLLNPKRSCLDCCYNVCKGCCTYSKKDKGWLCSSCQKTRLLKTQSLEWFYSNVRSRFKRFGSAKVLKNLYRRHAAERGALAELTATEGSTYEESGCNESSMYESDSTFYKQSEEHSMADTIKVALRVAEEAIDEAIAKAESQADSQEKQNEAHYLRENRGELIEELAKTIVQKIVRRKEGLPEMKSGCNLDQNSDGISPDQTQGAFDASLWRSHSAFCLLTDEKTDQHSNTGSRLSSSISHTLETKKEEPMPVQAMPSWRSVDRLDNSMLQSPDGNWIAYQSNLLSRPSLLTKRKSLVYSVLERESGVVSAYDEMGSETEPEANGVWGAALEELRRKMSANKQLSYPESYSRQATLPLNTQAEHLTAYTLAADTEDSTGQDGPLHQSQKTLLPFLKRKVSLEHRRPSSTWRPNIMDINFNPGGAESSEDGLEESRVKRSRRRRKNKREEAEWKGQSVLSSDVPDSSSHLSDALVKRRYVKQDSDLHGKRSCDHSLEADTSDTATPDILSSGAMTPDPFGLGLNAPSYSNHGALGVVGSLDQELTTKLKELTSQVRETQLSSTDDELDRLEYQTENEEGEGEGDSKERSDEIESTNQVRSTEMLKEDDLTSKLRELTSHVSETLLSSTEDELDRCEYEVLIQYDEKTQNYAEMVEKAEEERSEKRQNDTGETQMSEEMSSVSQKQTLNETDAQNEIVRERTEESKNKGGVHTEEKNAEIKDCGNAVDGQQNRAENTETVDHIEEQEVLSCELALSRLISEDGKMEFDRIINTVVKPLDDMEEHIEAYTSAGVFLDRERSEGEKHEMMEEEENVTEQETDDRPISEGCFVGGKSKELQEKEMKEEGKINEVVALKSNTEYTKETEDKQCSKSSEERVQEKDGNSQGDLTENREKQRDLTIQHSTPSGQEEYLSPEEIYKDAHILDIEKNLHLISNILQQKYSAVSLRSITTEVLKVLNATEDLIHGSVGDGRCQSDHSDVSIIPPDEARRLDEQLGRLEENVYVAAGTVYGLEAELGDLEECARCISGSTTERQLAHLEDQVASAAAQVQQSELQVLDISSRIAALKNAGLNVTPQTQFTKVKTPKTKTQTIGSSRKLRRRLPAPPKQDKEA from the exons TGAGATGAAGAAGGCACTGGTTGAGGAGGGCGGTCGGTCTGTTTTGCTGTCGCGGCAGCACAGGTTTAATGAGCGCTGCTGCATCCGCTGCTGCTCTCCCTTCACCTTCCTGCTCAACCCTAAACGTTCCTGCCTGGACTGTTGCTACAACGTCTGCAAGGGCTGCTGCACCTACAGTAAGAAGGACAAAGGTTGGCTGTGCTCCTCCTGCCAGAAGACCAG GCTACTGAAGACCCAGTCACTGGAATGGTTCTACAGTAATGTGAGAAGTCGTTTTAAAAGGTTTGGCAGTGCCAAAGTGTTAAAGAACCTCTACAGGAGGCATGCGGCCGAGCGTGGAGCGCTAGCAGAGCTTACAG CAACGGAGGGCAGCACTTATGAAGAGAGCGGCTGCAATGAGAGTAGTATGTATGAGAGCGACTCCACGTTCTACAAGCAAAGTGAAG AGCACAGCATGGCTGATACTATTAAGGTGGCACTGCGGGTGGCAGAAGAGGCCATAGATGAGGCCATTGCTAAGGCTGAGAGCCAGGCTGACAGTCAA GAGAAGCAGAACGAAGCTCATTATTTGCGAGAGAACAGAGGAGAGCTGATTGAGGAATTGGCCAAAACTATAGTACAGAAA ATTGTCCGCCGGAAAGAGGGTTTGCCTGAGATGAAGTCTGGATGTAATCTGGACCAGAACAGTGATGGAATCTCTCCTGATCAAACCCAGGGTGCCTTTGATGCTTCTCTTTGG AGGTCTCACTCAGCTTTCTGTCTCTTGACTGATGAGAAAACAGACCAGCATTCTAACACTGGGTCAAGACTTTCATCCTCTATAAGTCATACTCTGGAAACGAAGAAAGAAGAACCGATGCCTGTTCAGGCCATGCCTAGCTGGAGGAGTGTCGACCGACTGGACAATTCCA TGTTACAGAGTCCTGATGGTAACTGGATTGCTTATCAGAGCAACCTGCTCTCTCGACCAAGCCTTTTAACTAAGCGCAAAAGTCTGGTCTACAGCGTCTTGGAAAGGGAGTCTGGCGTGGTGTCAGCTTACGATGAGATGGGCTCAGAAACAGAGCCTGAAGCTAATGGGGTCTGGGGCGCTGCACTGGAAGAGCTTCGGCGTAAAATGTCTGCCAATAAGCAGTTGAGTTACCCAGAGTCCTACAGCCGTCAAGCAACCTTGCCTTTGAACACACAAGCAGAACATCTCACTGCATACACCTTGGCTGCTGACACAGAGGACTCCACAGGACAAGATGGGCCGCTACACCAGTCCCAGAAAACTCTGCTGCCCTTCTTGAAGAGAAAAGTGTCACTAGAACACAGGCGACCCTCATCCACCTGGCGCCCAAACATCATGGATATAAATTTCAATCCAGGAGGGGCTGAAAGCAGCGAGGATGGCCTAGAGGAAAGCAGGGTCAAGAGGTCACGGCGAAGGAGGAAAAATAAGAGAGAGGAGGCAGAGTGGAAAGGACAGTCGGTATTGTCTTCGGATGTCCCG GATTCCAGCAGCCACCTCTCAGATGCTCTGGTGAAGAGACGCTATGTGAAACAAGACTCAGACTTGCATGGAAAAAGATCATGTGATCATAGTCTGGAAGCAGACACTTCAGACACTGCTACTCCTGACATCTTGAGCTCTGGAGCCATGACCCCTGATCCATTTGGACTTGGTCTCAATGCTCCCAGCTATTCCAATCATGGGGCCCTTGGTGTAGTTGGATCTTTAGATCAGGAGTTGACTACCAAACTGAAAGAACTGACCAGTCAAGTCAGAGAAACACAACTTTCTTCCACTGATGATGAACTGGACAGGTTGGAGTATCAAACAGAGAATGAAGAAggtgaaggtgaaggtgattCAAAAGAAAGATCAGATGAAATTGAATCCACAAATCAAGTGAGATCAACTGAGATGTTGAAAGAAGATGATCTGACTTCCAAACTGAGAGAATTGACCAGTCATGTCAGTGAGACACTACTTTCTTCCACTGAAGATGAACTGGACAGGTGTGAGTATGAGGTGCTGATACAATATGAcgagaaaacacaaaactatGCAGAGATGGTTGAAAAAGCAGAAGAAGAGAGATCAGAGAAAAGGCAAAATGACACGGGTGAGACCCAAATGTCAGAAGAAATGAGCTCTGTGAGCCAAAAACAGACACTTAATGAGACAGATGCACAAAATGAGATAGTTAGAGAGAGAACTGAAGAGTCAAAGAACAAGGGAGGAGTTCATACTGAAGagaaaaatgcagaaataaaagATTGTGGAAATGCAGTTGATGGTCAGCAGAACAGAGCTGAGAATACAGAGACAGTTGATCATATTGAGGAGCAGGAGGTGTTATCCTGTGAACTGGCTTTGAGTAGACTGATTAGTGAAGATGGAAAGATGGAATTTGATAGGATCATTAATACTGTAGTGAAGCCTTTGGATGATATGGAAGAACACATAGAAGCTTACACTAGTGCGGGGGTATTTTTAGACAGAGAGAGAAGTGAGGGAGAGAAACACGAGATGATGGAAGAGGAGGAGAATGTAACTGAACAGGAAACGGATGACAGGCCAATATCTGAGGGATGCTTTGTTGGTGGAAAATCGAAGGAGCTGCAGGAAAAAGAAATGAAGGAAGAGGGCAAGATCAATGAAGTTGTGGCACTAAAGAGCAACACGGAATATACCAAAGAGACAGAAGACAAACAATGCAGTAAATCATCAGAAGAGAGAGTTCAAGAGAAGGACGGCAACAGTCAAGGTGACTTGACTGAAAACAGGGAGAAACAGAGGGACCTCACAATTCAACACAGCACCCCATCTGGTCAGGAGGAGTATCTGTCACCGGAGGAGATCTACAAA GATGCACACATACTGGACATAGAGAAAAACCTACATTTAATCTCCAATATACTACAGCAG AAGTACTCAGCGGTATCACTGCGGAGCATCACCACAGAGGTGCTAAAAGTACTGAACGCTACAGAGGATCTGATTCACGGATCTGTGGGAGATGGACGATGCCAGTCAGACCACAGTGACGTCTCGATCATTCCCCCTGATGAGGCCAGAAGACTGGATGAGCAGCTCGGCAGACTGGAGGAGAAT GTGTATGTGGCAGCAGGTACAGTGTACGGTCTTGAGGCTGAACTGGGGGATCTGGAGGAGTGTGCGCGCTGCATCAGTGGATCCACCACTGAAAGACAGCTCGCTCATCTGGAGGACCAGGTGGCCTCTGCAGCAGCCCAGGTGCAGCAGTCTGAGCTCCAG GTTTTAGACATTTCCTCAAGAATTGCTGCTCTGAAAAATGCAGGTCTTAATGTAACTCCACAGACCCAATTTACCAAGGTCAAGACTCCAAAAACCAAG ACACAAACCATTGGCTCATCTCGGAAACTGAGGCGGCGACTGCCAGCACCTCCAAAACAAG ATAAAGAAGCATAA
- the myripa gene encoding rab effector MyRIP isoform X2: MGRKLDLSGLTDVEAEHVMQVVQRDMELRKTEETRLNEMKKALVEEGGRSVLLSRQHRFNERCCIRCCSPFTFLLNPKRSCLDCCYNVCKGCCTYSKKDKGWLCSSCQKTRLLKTQSLEWFYSNVRSRFKRFGSAKVLKNLYRRHAAERGALAELTATEGSTYEESGCNESSMYESDSTFYKQSEEHSMADTIKVALRVAEEAIDEAIAKAESQADSQEKQNEAHYLRENRGELIEELAKTIVQKIVRRKEGLPEMKSGCNLDQNSDGISPDQTQGAFDASLWRSHSAFCLLTDEKTDQHSNTGSRLSSSISHTLETKKEEPMPVQAMPSWRSVDRLDNSMLQSPDGNWIAYQSNLLSRPSLLTKRKSLVYSVLERESGVVSAYDEMGSETEPEANGVWGAALEELRRKMSANKQLSYPESYSRQATLPLNTQAEHLTAYTLAADTEDSTGQDGPLHQSQKTLLPFLKRKVSLEHRRPSSTWRPNIMDINFNPGGAESSEDGLEESRVKRSRRRRKNKREEAEWKGQSVLSSDVPDSSSHLSDALVKRRYVKQDSDLHGKRSCDHSLEADTSDTATPDILSSGAMTPDPFGLGLNAPSYSNHGALGVVGSLDQELTTKLKELTSQVRETQLSSTDDELDRLEYQTENEEGEGEGDSKERSDEIESTNQVRSTEMLKEDDLTSKLRELTSHVSETLLSSTEDELDRCEYEVLIQYDEKTQNYAEMVEKAEEERSEKRQNDTGETQMSEEMSSVSQKQTLNETDAQNEIVRERTEESKNKGGVHTEEKNAEIKDCGNAVDGQQNRAENTETVDHIEEQEVLSCELALSRLISEDGKMEFDRIINTVVKPLDDMEEHIEAYTSAGVFLDRERSEGEKHEMMEEEENVTEQETDDRPISEGCFVGGKSKELQEKEMKEEGKINEVVALKSNTEYTKETEDKQCSKSSEERVQEKDGNSQGDLTENREKQRDLTIQHSTPSGQEEYLSPEEIYKDAHILDIEKNLHLISNILQQKYSAVSLRSITTEVLKVLNATEDLIHGSVGDGRCQSDHSDVSIIPPDEARRLDEQLGRLEENVYVAAGTVYGLEAELGDLEECARCISGSTTERQLAHLEDQVASAAAQVLDISSRIAALKNAGLNVTPQTQFTKVKTPKTKTQTIGSSRKLRRRLPAPPKQDKEA, encoded by the exons TGAGATGAAGAAGGCACTGGTTGAGGAGGGCGGTCGGTCTGTTTTGCTGTCGCGGCAGCACAGGTTTAATGAGCGCTGCTGCATCCGCTGCTGCTCTCCCTTCACCTTCCTGCTCAACCCTAAACGTTCCTGCCTGGACTGTTGCTACAACGTCTGCAAGGGCTGCTGCACCTACAGTAAGAAGGACAAAGGTTGGCTGTGCTCCTCCTGCCAGAAGACCAG GCTACTGAAGACCCAGTCACTGGAATGGTTCTACAGTAATGTGAGAAGTCGTTTTAAAAGGTTTGGCAGTGCCAAAGTGTTAAAGAACCTCTACAGGAGGCATGCGGCCGAGCGTGGAGCGCTAGCAGAGCTTACAG CAACGGAGGGCAGCACTTATGAAGAGAGCGGCTGCAATGAGAGTAGTATGTATGAGAGCGACTCCACGTTCTACAAGCAAAGTGAAG AGCACAGCATGGCTGATACTATTAAGGTGGCACTGCGGGTGGCAGAAGAGGCCATAGATGAGGCCATTGCTAAGGCTGAGAGCCAGGCTGACAGTCAA GAGAAGCAGAACGAAGCTCATTATTTGCGAGAGAACAGAGGAGAGCTGATTGAGGAATTGGCCAAAACTATAGTACAGAAA ATTGTCCGCCGGAAAGAGGGTTTGCCTGAGATGAAGTCTGGATGTAATCTGGACCAGAACAGTGATGGAATCTCTCCTGATCAAACCCAGGGTGCCTTTGATGCTTCTCTTTGG AGGTCTCACTCAGCTTTCTGTCTCTTGACTGATGAGAAAACAGACCAGCATTCTAACACTGGGTCAAGACTTTCATCCTCTATAAGTCATACTCTGGAAACGAAGAAAGAAGAACCGATGCCTGTTCAGGCCATGCCTAGCTGGAGGAGTGTCGACCGACTGGACAATTCCA TGTTACAGAGTCCTGATGGTAACTGGATTGCTTATCAGAGCAACCTGCTCTCTCGACCAAGCCTTTTAACTAAGCGCAAAAGTCTGGTCTACAGCGTCTTGGAAAGGGAGTCTGGCGTGGTGTCAGCTTACGATGAGATGGGCTCAGAAACAGAGCCTGAAGCTAATGGGGTCTGGGGCGCTGCACTGGAAGAGCTTCGGCGTAAAATGTCTGCCAATAAGCAGTTGAGTTACCCAGAGTCCTACAGCCGTCAAGCAACCTTGCCTTTGAACACACAAGCAGAACATCTCACTGCATACACCTTGGCTGCTGACACAGAGGACTCCACAGGACAAGATGGGCCGCTACACCAGTCCCAGAAAACTCTGCTGCCCTTCTTGAAGAGAAAAGTGTCACTAGAACACAGGCGACCCTCATCCACCTGGCGCCCAAACATCATGGATATAAATTTCAATCCAGGAGGGGCTGAAAGCAGCGAGGATGGCCTAGAGGAAAGCAGGGTCAAGAGGTCACGGCGAAGGAGGAAAAATAAGAGAGAGGAGGCAGAGTGGAAAGGACAGTCGGTATTGTCTTCGGATGTCCCG GATTCCAGCAGCCACCTCTCAGATGCTCTGGTGAAGAGACGCTATGTGAAACAAGACTCAGACTTGCATGGAAAAAGATCATGTGATCATAGTCTGGAAGCAGACACTTCAGACACTGCTACTCCTGACATCTTGAGCTCTGGAGCCATGACCCCTGATCCATTTGGACTTGGTCTCAATGCTCCCAGCTATTCCAATCATGGGGCCCTTGGTGTAGTTGGATCTTTAGATCAGGAGTTGACTACCAAACTGAAAGAACTGACCAGTCAAGTCAGAGAAACACAACTTTCTTCCACTGATGATGAACTGGACAGGTTGGAGTATCAAACAGAGAATGAAGAAggtgaaggtgaaggtgattCAAAAGAAAGATCAGATGAAATTGAATCCACAAATCAAGTGAGATCAACTGAGATGTTGAAAGAAGATGATCTGACTTCCAAACTGAGAGAATTGACCAGTCATGTCAGTGAGACACTACTTTCTTCCACTGAAGATGAACTGGACAGGTGTGAGTATGAGGTGCTGATACAATATGAcgagaaaacacaaaactatGCAGAGATGGTTGAAAAAGCAGAAGAAGAGAGATCAGAGAAAAGGCAAAATGACACGGGTGAGACCCAAATGTCAGAAGAAATGAGCTCTGTGAGCCAAAAACAGACACTTAATGAGACAGATGCACAAAATGAGATAGTTAGAGAGAGAACTGAAGAGTCAAAGAACAAGGGAGGAGTTCATACTGAAGagaaaaatgcagaaataaaagATTGTGGAAATGCAGTTGATGGTCAGCAGAACAGAGCTGAGAATACAGAGACAGTTGATCATATTGAGGAGCAGGAGGTGTTATCCTGTGAACTGGCTTTGAGTAGACTGATTAGTGAAGATGGAAAGATGGAATTTGATAGGATCATTAATACTGTAGTGAAGCCTTTGGATGATATGGAAGAACACATAGAAGCTTACACTAGTGCGGGGGTATTTTTAGACAGAGAGAGAAGTGAGGGAGAGAAACACGAGATGATGGAAGAGGAGGAGAATGTAACTGAACAGGAAACGGATGACAGGCCAATATCTGAGGGATGCTTTGTTGGTGGAAAATCGAAGGAGCTGCAGGAAAAAGAAATGAAGGAAGAGGGCAAGATCAATGAAGTTGTGGCACTAAAGAGCAACACGGAATATACCAAAGAGACAGAAGACAAACAATGCAGTAAATCATCAGAAGAGAGAGTTCAAGAGAAGGACGGCAACAGTCAAGGTGACTTGACTGAAAACAGGGAGAAACAGAGGGACCTCACAATTCAACACAGCACCCCATCTGGTCAGGAGGAGTATCTGTCACCGGAGGAGATCTACAAA GATGCACACATACTGGACATAGAGAAAAACCTACATTTAATCTCCAATATACTACAGCAG AAGTACTCAGCGGTATCACTGCGGAGCATCACCACAGAGGTGCTAAAAGTACTGAACGCTACAGAGGATCTGATTCACGGATCTGTGGGAGATGGACGATGCCAGTCAGACCACAGTGACGTCTCGATCATTCCCCCTGATGAGGCCAGAAGACTGGATGAGCAGCTCGGCAGACTGGAGGAGAAT GTGTATGTGGCAGCAGGTACAGTGTACGGTCTTGAGGCTGAACTGGGGGATCTGGAGGAGTGTGCGCGCTGCATCAGTGGATCCACCACTGAAAGACAGCTCGCTCATCTGGAGGACCAGGTGGCCTCTGCAGCAGCCCAG GTTTTAGACATTTCCTCAAGAATTGCTGCTCTGAAAAATGCAGGTCTTAATGTAACTCCACAGACCCAATTTACCAAGGTCAAGACTCCAAAAACCAAG ACACAAACCATTGGCTCATCTCGGAAACTGAGGCGGCGACTGCCAGCACCTCCAAAACAAG ATAAAGAAGCATAA
- the myripa gene encoding rab effector MyRIP isoform X4, which produces MSSTAREMKKALVEEGGRSVLLSRQHRFNERCCIRCCSPFTFLLNPKRSCLDCCYNVCKGCCTYSKKDKGWLCSSCQKTRLLKTQSLEWFYSNVRSRFKRFGSAKVLKNLYRRHAAERGALAELTATEGSTYEESGCNESSMYESDSTFYKQSEEHSMADTIKVALRVAEEAIDEAIAKAESQADSQEKQNEAHYLRENRGELIEELAKTIVQKIVRRKEGLPEMKSGCNLDQNSDGISPDQTQGAFDASLWRSHSAFCLLTDEKTDQHSNTGSRLSSSISHTLETKKEEPMPVQAMPSWRSVDRLDNSMLQSPDGNWIAYQSNLLSRPSLLTKRKSLVYSVLERESGVVSAYDEMGSETEPEANGVWGAALEELRRKMSANKQLSYPESYSRQATLPLNTQAEHLTAYTLAADTEDSTGQDGPLHQSQKTLLPFLKRKVSLEHRRPSSTWRPNIMDINFNPGGAESSEDGLEESRVKRSRRRRKNKREEAEWKGQSVLSSDVPDSSSHLSDALVKRRYVKQDSDLHGKRSCDHSLEADTSDTATPDILSSGAMTPDPFGLGLNAPSYSNHGALGVVGSLDQELTTKLKELTSQVRETQLSSTDDELDRLEYQTENEEGEGEGDSKERSDEIESTNQVRSTEMLKEDDLTSKLRELTSHVSETLLSSTEDELDRCEYEVLIQYDEKTQNYAEMVEKAEEERSEKRQNDTGETQMSEEMSSVSQKQTLNETDAQNEIVRERTEESKNKGGVHTEEKNAEIKDCGNAVDGQQNRAENTETVDHIEEQEVLSCELALSRLISEDGKMEFDRIINTVVKPLDDMEEHIEAYTSAGVFLDRERSEGEKHEMMEEEENVTEQETDDRPISEGCFVGGKSKELQEKEMKEEGKINEVVALKSNTEYTKETEDKQCSKSSEERVQEKDGNSQGDLTENREKQRDLTIQHSTPSGQEEYLSPEEIYKDAHILDIEKNLHLISNILQQKYSAVSLRSITTEVLKVLNATEDLIHGSVGDGRCQSDHSDVSIIPPDEARRLDEQLGRLEENVYVAAGTVYGLEAELGDLEECARCISGSTTERQLAHLEDQVASAAAQVQQSELQVLDISSRIAALKNAGLNVTPQTQFTKVKTPKTKTQTIGSSRKLRRRLPAPPKQDKEA; this is translated from the exons atgagcagcaCGGCACG TGAGATGAAGAAGGCACTGGTTGAGGAGGGCGGTCGGTCTGTTTTGCTGTCGCGGCAGCACAGGTTTAATGAGCGCTGCTGCATCCGCTGCTGCTCTCCCTTCACCTTCCTGCTCAACCCTAAACGTTCCTGCCTGGACTGTTGCTACAACGTCTGCAAGGGCTGCTGCACCTACAGTAAGAAGGACAAAGGTTGGCTGTGCTCCTCCTGCCAGAAGACCAG GCTACTGAAGACCCAGTCACTGGAATGGTTCTACAGTAATGTGAGAAGTCGTTTTAAAAGGTTTGGCAGTGCCAAAGTGTTAAAGAACCTCTACAGGAGGCATGCGGCCGAGCGTGGAGCGCTAGCAGAGCTTACAG CAACGGAGGGCAGCACTTATGAAGAGAGCGGCTGCAATGAGAGTAGTATGTATGAGAGCGACTCCACGTTCTACAAGCAAAGTGAAG AGCACAGCATGGCTGATACTATTAAGGTGGCACTGCGGGTGGCAGAAGAGGCCATAGATGAGGCCATTGCTAAGGCTGAGAGCCAGGCTGACAGTCAA GAGAAGCAGAACGAAGCTCATTATTTGCGAGAGAACAGAGGAGAGCTGATTGAGGAATTGGCCAAAACTATAGTACAGAAA ATTGTCCGCCGGAAAGAGGGTTTGCCTGAGATGAAGTCTGGATGTAATCTGGACCAGAACAGTGATGGAATCTCTCCTGATCAAACCCAGGGTGCCTTTGATGCTTCTCTTTGG AGGTCTCACTCAGCTTTCTGTCTCTTGACTGATGAGAAAACAGACCAGCATTCTAACACTGGGTCAAGACTTTCATCCTCTATAAGTCATACTCTGGAAACGAAGAAAGAAGAACCGATGCCTGTTCAGGCCATGCCTAGCTGGAGGAGTGTCGACCGACTGGACAATTCCA TGTTACAGAGTCCTGATGGTAACTGGATTGCTTATCAGAGCAACCTGCTCTCTCGACCAAGCCTTTTAACTAAGCGCAAAAGTCTGGTCTACAGCGTCTTGGAAAGGGAGTCTGGCGTGGTGTCAGCTTACGATGAGATGGGCTCAGAAACAGAGCCTGAAGCTAATGGGGTCTGGGGCGCTGCACTGGAAGAGCTTCGGCGTAAAATGTCTGCCAATAAGCAGTTGAGTTACCCAGAGTCCTACAGCCGTCAAGCAACCTTGCCTTTGAACACACAAGCAGAACATCTCACTGCATACACCTTGGCTGCTGACACAGAGGACTCCACAGGACAAGATGGGCCGCTACACCAGTCCCAGAAAACTCTGCTGCCCTTCTTGAAGAGAAAAGTGTCACTAGAACACAGGCGACCCTCATCCACCTGGCGCCCAAACATCATGGATATAAATTTCAATCCAGGAGGGGCTGAAAGCAGCGAGGATGGCCTAGAGGAAAGCAGGGTCAAGAGGTCACGGCGAAGGAGGAAAAATAAGAGAGAGGAGGCAGAGTGGAAAGGACAGTCGGTATTGTCTTCGGATGTCCCG GATTCCAGCAGCCACCTCTCAGATGCTCTGGTGAAGAGACGCTATGTGAAACAAGACTCAGACTTGCATGGAAAAAGATCATGTGATCATAGTCTGGAAGCAGACACTTCAGACACTGCTACTCCTGACATCTTGAGCTCTGGAGCCATGACCCCTGATCCATTTGGACTTGGTCTCAATGCTCCCAGCTATTCCAATCATGGGGCCCTTGGTGTAGTTGGATCTTTAGATCAGGAGTTGACTACCAAACTGAAAGAACTGACCAGTCAAGTCAGAGAAACACAACTTTCTTCCACTGATGATGAACTGGACAGGTTGGAGTATCAAACAGAGAATGAAGAAggtgaaggtgaaggtgattCAAAAGAAAGATCAGATGAAATTGAATCCACAAATCAAGTGAGATCAACTGAGATGTTGAAAGAAGATGATCTGACTTCCAAACTGAGAGAATTGACCAGTCATGTCAGTGAGACACTACTTTCTTCCACTGAAGATGAACTGGACAGGTGTGAGTATGAGGTGCTGATACAATATGAcgagaaaacacaaaactatGCAGAGATGGTTGAAAAAGCAGAAGAAGAGAGATCAGAGAAAAGGCAAAATGACACGGGTGAGACCCAAATGTCAGAAGAAATGAGCTCTGTGAGCCAAAAACAGACACTTAATGAGACAGATGCACAAAATGAGATAGTTAGAGAGAGAACTGAAGAGTCAAAGAACAAGGGAGGAGTTCATACTGAAGagaaaaatgcagaaataaaagATTGTGGAAATGCAGTTGATGGTCAGCAGAACAGAGCTGAGAATACAGAGACAGTTGATCATATTGAGGAGCAGGAGGTGTTATCCTGTGAACTGGCTTTGAGTAGACTGATTAGTGAAGATGGAAAGATGGAATTTGATAGGATCATTAATACTGTAGTGAAGCCTTTGGATGATATGGAAGAACACATAGAAGCTTACACTAGTGCGGGGGTATTTTTAGACAGAGAGAGAAGTGAGGGAGAGAAACACGAGATGATGGAAGAGGAGGAGAATGTAACTGAACAGGAAACGGATGACAGGCCAATATCTGAGGGATGCTTTGTTGGTGGAAAATCGAAGGAGCTGCAGGAAAAAGAAATGAAGGAAGAGGGCAAGATCAATGAAGTTGTGGCACTAAAGAGCAACACGGAATATACCAAAGAGACAGAAGACAAACAATGCAGTAAATCATCAGAAGAGAGAGTTCAAGAGAAGGACGGCAACAGTCAAGGTGACTTGACTGAAAACAGGGAGAAACAGAGGGACCTCACAATTCAACACAGCACCCCATCTGGTCAGGAGGAGTATCTGTCACCGGAGGAGATCTACAAA GATGCACACATACTGGACATAGAGAAAAACCTACATTTAATCTCCAATATACTACAGCAG AAGTACTCAGCGGTATCACTGCGGAGCATCACCACAGAGGTGCTAAAAGTACTGAACGCTACAGAGGATCTGATTCACGGATCTGTGGGAGATGGACGATGCCAGTCAGACCACAGTGACGTCTCGATCATTCCCCCTGATGAGGCCAGAAGACTGGATGAGCAGCTCGGCAGACTGGAGGAGAAT GTGTATGTGGCAGCAGGTACAGTGTACGGTCTTGAGGCTGAACTGGGGGATCTGGAGGAGTGTGCGCGCTGCATCAGTGGATCCACCACTGAAAGACAGCTCGCTCATCTGGAGGACCAGGTGGCCTCTGCAGCAGCCCAGGTGCAGCAGTCTGAGCTCCAG GTTTTAGACATTTCCTCAAGAATTGCTGCTCTGAAAAATGCAGGTCTTAATGTAACTCCACAGACCCAATTTACCAAGGTCAAGACTCCAAAAACCAAG ACACAAACCATTGGCTCATCTCGGAAACTGAGGCGGCGACTGCCAGCACCTCCAAAACAAG ATAAAGAAGCATAA